CGAGAGCTCCTAAATCGTCTGGTCTTACAGTTGCAAGTGATCCTTTTTTTGCTCTTCCAACAGGTGTTCTCGCACCTGCTACAATGACCGCTTCTCTCATAACAGTGCACCCTCCTAATTACGTAGTGGTTTCCCTTTAACAAGCATGTGCTGCATTCTTTGCTGTGACTTGCCCTCTTGAACCAAGCTCAGGAAAGCTTCTCTTTCTAAATCCAACAAGTACTGTTCATCCACTTCGGTGCCAAATGGAACCTTGCCGCCTGCAATGACATAAGCAAGTTTTTTTGCAATTTTTAAATCATGCTCGGAAATATATCCTGATTGAAGCATGGATTGCGCGCCAAGCAGCAGTGCTGCATATCCAGTTTCGCCTACAACCGGAACCTTTTTACGGACAGGTGCTTTATATCCTTTATCAAACAGCTCAATAGCTTTTTGCTTTGCATCATGCAGGAGATGATCTCCATTAATACTCACAGAGTCGCTCTCATTTAAGAAAAAATTGTTTCTCGCTTCAGCAGCAGAGGCTGAAACCTTTGCAGTAGCGATTGTCTCAAAGACTTTATTTGCGACATTCTGCAGATCAAAGTCTACCCCTTTAGGAATGCTGTTTAGCAGTTTGATGTAAAGCTCTTTGTTGCCGCCGCCGCCCGGGATTAAACCAACGCCTGCTTCCACTAATCCCATATACGTTTCACTTGAAGCCTGAATGTGCGCAGCAGGCAGACAGATTTCTGCTCCTCCCCCAAGCGTCATGCCAAACGGTGCTGCTACAACTGGCTTAGGACTGTATTTAATCTTCATCATCGCCTGCTGAAAGTGACGGACAACCATGTCAACTTCAAAATAGTTGTCATCCTGTGCTTCCATTAATATCATCGCAAGGTTTGCTCCAACACAGAAGTTTTTCCCTTGATTTCCAATGACAAGCCCTTTGTAGTTTTTGCTGACTTCATCGATTGCGAAATTGATCATTTGAATGATATCCATGCCAATTGCATTGTTTGGAGAATGGAATTCAAGCAGGGCAACATCATCACCAAGGTCAATTAAGCTTGCACCGCTGTTCTTTTTAATGATCCCTTTTCTTTCTTTTATATCTTTTAAATCAAGGACTTTTTCGTTTTGCTGAATGCGTCTGTAATCTCCGTCATGATAAAAATATGAGATGCCATCTTCTTTTTTATAAAATGAGGTAAATCCACGCTCAAGCATGTCTTTAATCCAAGCCGGAACACTCTCGCCTTCAGCCTCCATTTTTTCAACCGACTTTGACAGCCCAATGGCATCCCATGTCTCAAATGGACCATATTGCCAGCCAAAGCCCCATTTCATTGCTTCATCTATCGCAACGATGTCATCTGCGATCTCTCCTGACAATTGTGCCGAGTAAAGGAGTGTCGGACTTGTAATATTCCAAAGTAATTGGCCTGCTCTGTCACCAGAGTATATAAGCGCTTTCATTTTAGCGGCGGCACCCTTTGACTGTTTTGCAATTTCTATGCTTTGGGCCTTTAATCTTTTTCTCTCTCCGTATTCAAGCGTGTCTGGATTAAGCTCAAGAATTTCTTTTCCCTCTTTTTTGAAGAAGCCTTGACCTGATTTGCTTCCAAGCCAGCCATTTTCAAGCATTTTTTTCATAAATTCCGGAATTTCAAAAACAGCTTTCTCTTTTCCTTCCACCTGGTCATAAACGTTTTTCGCCACATGTGTAAATGTGTCGAGACCTACAACATCCAGTGTTCTGAATGTGGCGCTTTTTGGGCGGCCGATTAACGGTCCTGTAACAGAATCCACTTCGCCTACACTGTAGTTTCCTTTGAGCATTTCCTGAACAGTGACAAGCAGACCGTAAGTTCCAATTCGGTTTGCGATAAAGTTTGGAGTGTCTTTCGCTTCAACAACGCCTTTGCCAAGCACATCTTCCCCGAACGTTTTAATGAAAGATAAAACATCTTGTGATGTTGCTTTAGTCGGAATGACTTCGAGCAATTTTAAATAACGGGGCGGATTGAAGAAATGGGTTCCAAGAAAATGCTTCTGAAAATCCTCAGATCTTCCCTCTGCCATCGCCTCAACAGAGATTCCTGATGTATTTGAGCTTACAATACTTCCTTGTTTTCTATATTGATCCACTAATGTAAAGACTTTTTTCTTTATGTCTAAATTCTCAACGACTACTTCAATAATCCAATCGGCTTCAGACAATCTGTGCATGTCATCTTCGAAGTTACCCGCTTCGATCAATGAAAGATTTTCCTTAGCAGTCAGCGGAGCCGGTTTTTGTTTTAATAACTTTTGGATAGATTCATTAGAGATTCGGTTTCTGACAGATCGATCTTCTAAAGACAGTCCTTTCTTCTCTTCGTTATCCGTAAGTGAACGCGGGACAATATCAAGCAATAAAACAGGGATTCCGATATTTGCCAAGTGTGCAGCAATTCCTGAACCCATAACACCAGATCCTAAAACTGCAGCTTTTTTAATTCGCTGGACCATGAATGCTCCCCCTTTTGTCAATTTGAATGAATGCTCATTCATTTTTTGATGAAAAAAATAGTCAGGAATCAATTCCTCTATATACAATATAAAAGATTTCGAAAATTTGTTCAATACATTTACAAAAAATTCACATATTTATTGTGACGGCATGAAAAAAAGCCAGACGGGAAGGCTAAAAGCCAGGAGGTGACCAATTATGGCAAGGTTAAAGAAAGAACCATCTAAAGCAGGAGTAAGTGCATCCAGCGTAAAAGGCAGCTCTGGTCCAACAAATGAAATGGACGGCGGGGGCAAACGCTCGAGTACAAATCAGCAATATAAAAAGAAAAACATGGGACATGAATAAATGATCGGAAGCTGATTCGGAGGAATCAGCTTTTTTATTCTATAAACACTCCGTCACCCGTTTTACGTCAGAAGGGACAGAGCAGATTTCCTTACGGTTTTTCAAAGGAAGAAACGGATGATATCATTACAAATCTTCAAACAGACAGCCCAGCAAGGCTTGCCGAGTTTGGCGAAATATTCTTGAAAAGCGAGCTTTCTGAAGAGTTTAAGGAATGGTTGATGAAGATGGCCCTGATGATTTAGGAAAAGTATATGTTCCGACAGCCATTTTTTCTGGGAGATCAGATCTGTCCATTTCGAGTTTACTTAGACTTTGAGCGAAGGTATTCAATATTCGTCTGTTATTCCTTTTTTAGAACAGCGGAAAAGGAATATTTTTTATGAGAGAGAAATTTAACAGTGCACTTTTCATTCTTTCAGAACAGCAGCATTCCATGTTCATACTGAAACGCTCAGACATCTGAGCGTTTTTTCTTATTTTTTAACCATTCCCTTCAAAACGAATGCAACGTTTGCCGGCCTTTCTGCAAGACGGCGCATAAAGTAACCGTACCAGTCTGTTCCGTATGGGACATACACCCGCATTTTATATCCTTCTTTCACTAGTTCAAGCTGGCGTTCCGGCCTGATGCCATACAGCATTTGAAATTCAAATTGGCCATTCGGAATGTTGTTTTCTTTTACAAATCTTTTTGTAAATTCAATTATTGCATCATCATGGGTTGCGATTGCTGTATAATTCCCATTTACTAAATGCATTTTAATTATTTTCTTGAAATTTCCGTCGACATCTTTCTTTTCAGGAAAAGCTACACGCGGAGATTCTTTGTAAGCTCCCTTAACAAGCCGTAAATTCGGATGAAACTGATTCAGATCATCGATATCTTTGATCGTTCTGTAAAGGTAAGCCTGAATAACCGTTCCAACGTTATCATATTCCTTTTTCAGGCTTTTAAAGATTTCTATTGTTTTCCCGCAGCGGGAATAGTCTTCCATATCAATGGTCACAAAAACATTATGTGTTTTTGCTGCTTCTAGAATCCGCCGCATATTCCGTAGGACAACCTCATTTGAGATATCAAGACCCATGGAAGTCATCTTTAAGGACAGCTGTGACTGCAGATTTTCCCTGCCTATTGCTTCAATTGCTTTTATCGAATGATCCGCCATTTCATTTGCCTCTGCTTCGTTATCGACGAATTCTCCCAAATAATCAATGGTAACATCTAGACCCTTCTTATTTAACTCTTTAATTACTGCTGCTGCCAGTTCAATTGTTTCTCCTGCAACAAAACGAGCCGCTCCAAATCTCAGTCCATACCTTTTAGCTGCTTTGGTCAGAGCTTTATTTTTTGATAAAAACAAAAAAAAGCTTCGAAGTAATTGCTCCATGTGAAGTCCCCCGCTCTCCGGCGAAAAAATTAAGAATTATCTGTTATTTTATCATTTTTATAATAGTTTGAATATATTTTGAGCTCATTTGCTGATACTCGTCACTAAAATTCCGTATAGAATTTTATGGCTGAGGAACGATAAGGAAGAAAATGTTTGAAGGAGGTTATAACTATGCAACAACAGCAGAATACAGGCACACAGCAAGGAATGATGCAGCAGCCGCCGTCTGTTATTACAACAAAAGATCACCTTTATTTAACAGATATGCTTTCGTGGAACCTGCTTGCCATGAAAAAAGCGCACTTCTTTGCATCGCAATGCAGTGATCAGAAATTAAAAACCGAGCTTGAGAAAGTTGGAAAAATGCATGAACAGCATTATTCTAAAATTTTAACTCATTTAAATCCAAATCAGGAAGCATACGGAATTCAGCTTCAGTAGGAGAGGTGCAGGATGAATAATAATCAGAACCAGAACAAAATCGGCAACCCTGAAACACAAGTACCTAAAACCCCTCAAATGAATGACCGCGACTTTGTTAATGAACTGCTGGCTACCGAAAAATATTT
The window above is part of the Metabacillus dongyingensis genome. Proteins encoded here:
- a CDS encoding proline dehydrogenase family protein — protein: MEQLLRSFFLFLSKNKALTKAAKRYGLRFGAARFVAGETIELAAAVIKELNKKGLDVTIDYLGEFVDNEAEANEMADHSIKAIEAIGRENLQSQLSLKMTSMGLDISNEVVLRNMRRILEAAKTHNVFVTIDMEDYSRCGKTIEIFKSLKKEYDNVGTVIQAYLYRTIKDIDDLNQFHPNLRLVKGAYKESPRVAFPEKKDVDGNFKKIIKMHLVNGNYTAIATHDDAIIEFTKRFVKENNIPNGQFEFQMLYGIRPERQLELVKEGYKMRVYVPYGTDWYGYFMRRLAERPANVAFVLKGMVKK
- a CDS encoding 3-hydroxyacyl-CoA dehydrogenase/enoyl-CoA hydratase family protein, with the translated sequence MVQRIKKAAVLGSGVMGSGIAAHLANIGIPVLLLDIVPRSLTDNEEKKGLSLEDRSVRNRISNESIQKLLKQKPAPLTAKENLSLIEAGNFEDDMHRLSEADWIIEVVVENLDIKKKVFTLVDQYRKQGSIVSSNTSGISVEAMAEGRSEDFQKHFLGTHFFNPPRYLKLLEVIPTKATSQDVLSFIKTFGEDVLGKGVVEAKDTPNFIANRIGTYGLLVTVQEMLKGNYSVGEVDSVTGPLIGRPKSATFRTLDVVGLDTFTHVAKNVYDQVEGKEKAVFEIPEFMKKMLENGWLGSKSGQGFFKKEGKEILELNPDTLEYGERKRLKAQSIEIAKQSKGAAAKMKALIYSGDRAGQLLWNITSPTLLYSAQLSGEIADDIVAIDEAMKWGFGWQYGPFETWDAIGLSKSVEKMEAEGESVPAWIKDMLERGFTSFYKKEDGISYFYHDGDYRRIQQNEKVLDLKDIKERKGIIKKNSGASLIDLGDDVALLEFHSPNNAIGMDIIQMINFAIDEVSKNYKGLVIGNQGKNFCVGANLAMILMEAQDDNYFEVDMVVRHFQQAMMKIKYSPKPVVAAPFGMTLGGGAEICLPAAHIQASSETYMGLVEAGVGLIPGGGGNKELYIKLLNSIPKGVDFDLQNVANKVFETIATAKVSASAAEARNNFFLNESDSVSINGDHLLHDAKQKAIELFDKGYKAPVRKKVPVVGETGYAALLLGAQSMLQSGYISEHDLKIAKKLAYVIAGGKVPFGTEVDEQYLLDLEREAFLSLVQEGKSQQRMQHMLVKGKPLRN
- a CDS encoding YuzL family protein yields the protein MARLKKEPSKAGVSASSVKGSSGPTNEMDGGGKRSSTNQQYKKKNMGHE